TACGGTGTCGGAGTTGTTGGCAAATCTTTTATCGGCCTAAGCGGTCGCTTGACCGTAGGCGTCGCCGTGGGTGTTGGGGTAGGCGTTGGGATTATTGGCACGATCCCAAAGTTGACAACCTCCCCACGCGGAACTTCAACCCCCACCCGCTCGGAAGTGGTGGTTTCAAACCCATCCGGCAGAGTCAGATCCAGCTCGTATTCCCCTTTCAGAACAGGTTCAAACTCATACCAGCCCGTATCGCAGACGGACTTTGTCCACAGCGCCACCTGTCCGGTAGAATCTTTCAGCTGCACCTCAACTCCACTCGGGCCATCCTTCTCTTCCAAATCGCGGAACCCGTTGCGGTTCCGGTCAAAGAAGACCCACCCGTGTAGGAGAGGTGTGGGCGTCGGCGTAGGGGTTGGCGTGGATGTTGGGGCGGACAGGGTCATTGTAATTTGACGGAAGTCCCCGAAATGCCAAACCAATGGCATCGGGTCCGTCACAACAACCTCGTCATTATACCTCCATGTTACCGCCTCCCCTTCCTCCATACCCTGAAAATACCCCTGTTCTGTCCCATACACATTTGTGAAGGTAACGGCACCCTCCTGCCACTGAACCTTCCCACACCCGACCAACTCCTCGCGCGGGCTGTACGCCCTCACTTCGGAACCGGTCGGAACGGGATGATCGTATGCTGTGAACATACCAAAGTATGTGGCTTTGTTCGCAAGCCCGATTCCTCTATCCTCCGGGCAAGTGCCCGGTGGTAGCACCGTCGGTGTGGGTGTTGCAGGTAAAGGCACCGAGGCAACCGTTACCGTAACGGGATTAGCAAATACAGGAGGAAAATTCTGCTCCTGCACAACAATTTCCCAAGTAAAAACCCCCTCCTGCAAGGTCTGCAACTTGAGAATAAACTGCTCCGGCTCCCCCGCCTCACCACAACCAGATTTCAAAGGAGTGTGGCAAATCAAAGTGCCTTGCCAAACGAAATACCCCCCTTGAAGATCCGCAGAAGAACCCGTAAAACCAGCGGTTTGAGAAACGCCCACAAACCGGAAAGGTCCGCCCGGCTGATACGGAATCTTGACAGTGACGGTAGTTGCGGCACCGTTGTATATCCCAATACCAACCGATATCTCGCCCCCAGTAACCGTAATGGAACTTGAGGACACAACACCCCCCGCCATAACAAAGGGTTCCAACCACAGCGCGGTCGTCTCCGCAAAAGACACACTCGCCAAAAAAACGGCGAGCGCTACCACCACCAACCCAACTAACAAACTTTTCTTCATGGGATCTTTTCTCCTTTTCTCCCACTAGACTTTAGCCCGCGCAGATGCGGGAGCTTCTTAAAACCGATACTAAAGGATATTTTACACCAAATTTCCCTAAAAGTCAATACTAGGGGTCGGGGGGGGGGGGTTATAACTCCACAAGTTCCAGCTTTTCGCTGGTTTCCGCTCTTTGCTCCACAAATTCCAAATATTTTTCGGTGGTGGAAAGTCTTTTATGCCCCGCTATTTTTGAAAGGTGGGTTATGTTAACACCCATTCTTAAATGGTGTACCACAAAGGTATGTCTCAAGTCGTTAACTTTTACTTGCTCAACCCCCGCCAATCTAAACAAACGGTCAATGGTTGCCCTTATATTTCTTATTAAAAGAGGGTTCCCCGTTTTTGTGATAAACAAATAATCTTTTTTGGATTTAGGCCTTATTTCTAAATACTCTCTTATAGCCTTTTGAGAAACGGCATTTAAAGGAATGTTTCTTTCCTCCTTTGTTTCAACGCGAGGAACATGCATTTTACCCGCCTTGCCGTTCTCGCCAAACTCAATATCCGAAAGCCTTATATTGGCAAGCTCGCTTATTCTAACCCCTGTTTGCAATAAAACCTCAACCATAGCCGCGGAACGAAAATCGGTTTTAGCGGCATCTCTTAACGCCCTATACTCTACTTTAGAAAGTATTCTAGGCTTTTTGGGGTCTAACTTCGGGTGGGTTATAAGCTGAGCGGGGTCTTTGGTAATAATTTTCTCCTCCGCAAGATATCTAAAAAATGTTCTGGTAGCGTTAATTTTTCTGGATACGGATTTTGGAGTGTAATTTGTTTTTCTTAAAGTTTCCAAAAAATGCTCCAAATCTTCCTTTTTAATGTCGGAAATAACTCCTCTGCCAAGATTCTCAATATGGCTTAACAACTGGTCTATATCTTTTGAATAAGCAACCACAGTAGCAGTGGCTTTGCCCCGCTTTTTTAAATTGCTTATAAAGTTTGTATGAAAACCCTTGAATTTATCCATATACTAGGGGATTATAGTATATTTTTTATGCTCTGTCAACTATAATAAAAATATGAACAAAAAAACCTTTATTATTTTTGCGATAATTTCCGTATTTTCTATGTACAGTCTATCCAAAACCATTGGGGACATATACCAAAAAAGCAAACGAATTAAAGATATTAAAAACGAAGTAGCCTCTCTTGAAAAAGAAAATGAGGGGTTATCCAAGGAACTTGCGTATAAAAGCTCCCGAGAGTTTGTGGAGAAAGAGGCGAGAGAAAAGCTTTTTATGGGGTTTCCCGGAGAAAAAATCCTAATTATCCCTCAAAATTTTTTTGCGAATTTAGAAAATAAAACCGTACCCAAAAGCGCGGAGGACGAAACTCCAAAACCTGTATGGAAACAGTGGGTAGATGTGTTTACCCAGTAAAGTTTATACCTATCGCTGTTTTAACTTTATCCATAACTTTTTGCGCCTCGCTTTGCGTTTTTTTAGTTCCCGCGAAAAGAATTTCTTTTACAAGATTAGGCCGACCTTCATAATATTTCCTTTTTTCCCTTATAGGCGCTAGAAAACTATCTAACGCTAAAAATAGTTTTTCTTTAACTTCAACATCTCCCACTTTACCTTTTTTGTATCTTTCTTCCAGCTCTTTTACCTCCTCTTTGTTCGGATTAAATATATTATGGTATATAAAAACAGGGTTTCCCGCAACATTTCCAAGGTCAGTAGGATGAATTCTTTTTGGGTCGGTAAACATTTTTTTTACCTTTTCTTTTAACTCTTCTTTGGAGTCCGAGAGGTAAATGCAATTTCCTAAACTTTTGCTCATTTTGGCGTTTCCATCGGTGCCGATAAGGCGGGGATATTCCCCCACCAAAGCTTCGGGGATATTAAAAATTTTGCCGTAAATATTGTTAAAACTACGAGCGATTTCTCTTGTTTGCTCTATATGAGGAAGCTGGTCGGCGCCGACCGGCACAAGGTCAGCATTCAAAAACAGGATATCGGCAGCTTGGGAGACAGGGTACATAAAAAATCCGAGAGGAAGGGAATCCTCAAAACCTTTTTCTTTAATTTCAGATTTAACAGTAGGGTTTCGGGATAAGCGGGACATAGTTACTAAATTAGCAAAAAGAATGGTAAGTTCGGCAATTTGCGAAATTTGGGACTGGATAAAAAATGTGGTTTTGTTAGGGTCTAATCCAACCGCTAGGTTATCCATAGCAACCTCATAAACATTTTTAGACACCTTTTCTGGGGTTTTAAAATTATCGGTTAAGGCTTGGATATCTGCTATAATAATAAATTGTTCGTACTTTTCCTGTAATTTCACACGGTTTTTTAGAGACCCCACGAAATGGCCTAGATGCAGTTTTCCGGTAGGTCTATCCCCCGTTAAAATTCGCTTTTTCATAAAATTATTATACCACCTTTTTATTGGATAAATTTGAAGGTCGAGAGGATTTGCTTTGCACTAGACGCCGACATGTTATTTGTGCCATATTCACTTACAGGCAACTCATCAGAGTTATGAATCCGCACCAAAATTACGACTCTAGATTTGTTAGTCCCTTTTCTGGGAAACGCAACTTGATAGTATCCCCACGGCGGATCTCCCCAAAAATTACCCCTCAACTCACCACCCCATCTTTTGGATAATTCATCGTAACCTACCTTATTTAAAATTGCAGGAATACTGGGGTCGTCGTTTCCCTGAAAATTACCATCGTCAGACGAC
This sequence is a window from Patescibacteria group bacterium. Protein-coding genes within it:
- a CDS encoding tyrosine-type recombinase/integrase translates to MDKFKGFHTNFISNLKKRGKATATVVAYSKDIDQLLSHIENLGRGVISDIKKEDLEHFLETLRKTNYTPKSVSRKINATRTFFRYLAEEKIITKDPAQLITHPKLDPKKPRILSKVEYRALRDAAKTDFRSAAMVEVLLQTGVRISELANIRLSDIEFGENGKAGKMHVPRVETKEERNIPLNAVSQKAIREYLEIRPKSKKDYLFITKTGNPLLIRNIRATIDRLFRLAGVEQVKVNDLRHTFVVHHLRMGVNITHLSKIAGHKRLSTTEKYLEFVEQRAETSEKLELVEL
- a CDS encoding septum formation initiator family protein gives rise to the protein MNKKTFIIFAIISVFSMYSLSKTIGDIYQKSKRIKDIKNEVASLEKENEGLSKELAYKSSREFVEKEAREKLFMGFPGEKILIIPQNFFANLENKTVPKSAEDETPKPVWKQWVDVFTQ
- the trpS gene encoding tryptophan--tRNA ligase → MKKRILTGDRPTGKLHLGHFVGSLKNRVKLQEKYEQFIIIADIQALTDNFKTPEKVSKNVYEVAMDNLAVGLDPNKTTFFIQSQISQIAELTILFANLVTMSRLSRNPTVKSEIKEKGFEDSLPLGFFMYPVSQAADILFLNADLVPVGADQLPHIEQTREIARSFNNIYGKIFNIPEALVGEYPRLIGTDGNAKMSKSLGNCIYLSDSKEELKEKVKKMFTDPKRIHPTDLGNVAGNPVFIYHNIFNPNKEEVKELEERYKKGKVGDVEVKEKLFLALDSFLAPIREKRKYYEGRPNLVKEILFAGTKKTQSEAQKVMDKVKTAIGINFTG